A region of Argentina anserina chromosome 5, drPotAnse1.1, whole genome shotgun sequence DNA encodes the following proteins:
- the LOC126794980 gene encoding uncharacterized protein LOC126794980 isoform X1 — protein sequence MGIRARPSFSAESDDANDDAIPAIISNLKTAFSPADYARAERALLARESNLKREIEKQKKENAKLLEADHFRELEMLKLREETVAGSGSGGVIVEQRRRIRELERQNLKLEGLVKSEYEGWKGLVSKLEADAKKLRRERGGLGVRSDGVGVVVKLEMDAEANATGGLASSVGSSVLSVGNGGVKDSGIRKFSSEDAGLDDRHNECAPKETEMLCENSEVHKDAESLGLTGVERKLRVPKRKLVSSLSGSDDKMASGKIKEHKNSNSEMKQCQKLSLDPDCPLDFSGSNVFKNQNSPSHVQVNSKKSEEKLKAEKKSQLFHNAPMEVSSDSDNDPSSNLSSSSSSSSDSEDIDVLLSQIDEILPKLNAREVEESRRALFASFGY from the exons ATGGGGATTAGGGCACGCCCCAGTTTCTCTGCCGAATCCGACGACGCCAACGACGACGCCATTCCGGCGATAATCTCGAACCTAAAGACGGCGTTTTCGCCCGCCGACTACGCGCGGGCCGAGCGGGCCTTGCTCGCCAGAGAATCAAACCTGAAGCGAGAAATCGAGAAGCAGAAGAAGGAGAACGCGAAGCTTCTGGAAGCGGACCATTTCCGGGAGCTGGAGATGCTGAAGCTGAGAGAGGAGACGGTGGCGGGGTCGGGGTCGGGAGGGGTGATAGTTGAGCAGCGGAGGAGGATTAGGGAGCTGGAGAGGCAGAATTTGAAGCTCGAGGGTTTGGTGAAGAGTGAATATGAGGGTTGGAAGGGTCTGGTTTCGAAGCTGGAGGCTGAtgcaaagaaattgaggagggAAAGGGGCGGCTTGGGTGTGAGGAGTGATGGTGTGGGTGTGGTGGTCAAATTGGAGATGGATGCAGAGGCCAATGCCACCGGAGGCTTGGCGTCGAGTGTGGGGAGCTCGGTTCTTAGTGTGGGAAATGGAGGTGTGAAAGATTCAG GTATTCGGAAATTTTCATCTGAAGATGCTGGTTTGGATGATAGACATAACGAGTGTGCTCCCAAGGAAACTGAGATGTTGTGTGAGAATTCTGAAGTTCACAAAGACGCTGAATCTTTGGGATTGACTGGTGTAGAAAGGAAGCTAAGGGTTCCTAAGAGAAAACTGGTGTCATCTTTAAGTGGCAGTGATGATAAAATGGCAAGTGGCAAAATAAAGGAACATAAGAATTCAAACAGTGAGATGAAGCAATGCCAAAAGTTGAGCCTTGACCCTGATTGTCCTCTTGACTTTTCTGGTAGCAATGTCTTTAAAAACCAAAATTCACCAAGTCATGTGCAAGTGAACTCAAAGAAATCTGAAGAGAAACTCAAGGCAGAAAAGAAATCACAACTTTTTCATAATGCTCCTATGGAAGTGAGTAGTGATTCTGATAATGATCCCAGTTCCAATCTTAGTTCTAGTAGCTCAAGTTCCTCTGACTCTGAAGATATCGATGTACTGCTATCTCAAATTGATGAAATTCTACCAAAACTCAACGCAAGAGAG GTTGAAGAGTCAAGGCGTGCCctttttgcttcttttggTTATTGA
- the LOC126794980 gene encoding uncharacterized protein LOC126794980 isoform X2, producing MGIRARPSFSAESDDANDDAIPAIISNLKTAFSPADYARAERALLARESNLKREIEKQKKENAKLLEADHFRELEMLKLREETVAGSGSGGVIVEQRRRIRELERQNLKLEGLVKSEYEGWKGLVSKLEADAKKLRRERGGLGVRSDGVGVVVKLEMDAEANATGGLASSVGSSVLSVGNGGVKDSGIRKFSSEDAGLDDRHNECAPKETEMLCENSEVHKDAESLGLTGVERKLRVPKRKLVSSLSGSDDKMASGKIKEHKNSNSEMKQCQKLSLDPDCPLDFSGSNVFKNQNSPSHVQVNSKKSEEKLKAEKKSQLFHNAPMEVSSDSDNDPSSNLSSSSSSSSDSEDIDVLLSQIDEILPKLNAREGPLLSSEDKKMM from the exons ATGGGGATTAGGGCACGCCCCAGTTTCTCTGCCGAATCCGACGACGCCAACGACGACGCCATTCCGGCGATAATCTCGAACCTAAAGACGGCGTTTTCGCCCGCCGACTACGCGCGGGCCGAGCGGGCCTTGCTCGCCAGAGAATCAAACCTGAAGCGAGAAATCGAGAAGCAGAAGAAGGAGAACGCGAAGCTTCTGGAAGCGGACCATTTCCGGGAGCTGGAGATGCTGAAGCTGAGAGAGGAGACGGTGGCGGGGTCGGGGTCGGGAGGGGTGATAGTTGAGCAGCGGAGGAGGATTAGGGAGCTGGAGAGGCAGAATTTGAAGCTCGAGGGTTTGGTGAAGAGTGAATATGAGGGTTGGAAGGGTCTGGTTTCGAAGCTGGAGGCTGAtgcaaagaaattgaggagggAAAGGGGCGGCTTGGGTGTGAGGAGTGATGGTGTGGGTGTGGTGGTCAAATTGGAGATGGATGCAGAGGCCAATGCCACCGGAGGCTTGGCGTCGAGTGTGGGGAGCTCGGTTCTTAGTGTGGGAAATGGAGGTGTGAAAGATTCAG GTATTCGGAAATTTTCATCTGAAGATGCTGGTTTGGATGATAGACATAACGAGTGTGCTCCCAAGGAAACTGAGATGTTGTGTGAGAATTCTGAAGTTCACAAAGACGCTGAATCTTTGGGATTGACTGGTGTAGAAAGGAAGCTAAGGGTTCCTAAGAGAAAACTGGTGTCATCTTTAAGTGGCAGTGATGATAAAATGGCAAGTGGCAAAATAAAGGAACATAAGAATTCAAACAGTGAGATGAAGCAATGCCAAAAGTTGAGCCTTGACCCTGATTGTCCTCTTGACTTTTCTGGTAGCAATGTCTTTAAAAACCAAAATTCACCAAGTCATGTGCAAGTGAACTCAAAGAAATCTGAAGAGAAACTCAAGGCAGAAAAGAAATCACAACTTTTTCATAATGCTCCTATGGAAGTGAGTAGTGATTCTGATAATGATCCCAGTTCCAATCTTAGTTCTAGTAGCTCAAGTTCCTCTGACTCTGAAGATATCGATGTACTGCTATCTCAAATTGATGAAATTCTACCAAAACTCAACGCAAGAGAG GGTCCTCTTCTGTCTAGTGAGGATAAAAAGATGATGTAG
- the LOC126795163 gene encoding protein SPA1-RELATED 2 isoform X1: MENAVGGEGAAPDQMDGAQLQIKENEHALRLKNGHMFDCQEMRMPGDEDHSLRIPVGSTCVESSSQDVMKPYDGLRLYPSGSTSWNGGSSRVHNASVDYGQVRSSDLDNVEYPSLDKIIAQRENDDNLVEVVAELTNTTEGGASGDSCGGIRTKMLSKSRSEFYVKTTLKGKGVVFKGPKHDGGRVEIKNLNSTKVAGGFKATSDPKHSLDANSMPSSNIVMPSSNDEISLRDWLRIECPKVNKVECLYVFKQIANLVDRFHSQGVVLQELRPSFFKLSSLNEVKYVGLPIPKEILESSMDKGICHSENSSMRKMSVDHDFALVGSSAKKQKINQSTGLVRQWPQFPTTSCFPRETSNAGHFNNNLQNRSSHLYSAQQHLTSITEQLEEKWYISPEELNDGSCTVLSNIYSLGVLFFELLAQFDSNNAVVTAMFNLRHRILPSNILSENAKESGFCLWLLHPDPSSRPTTREILQSEVINGLQEVCEEKVASSVVEEDAELELLSHFLMVMEEKKQKDAFKLMESIRALEADVEEAERRHCPRKSLIDPDWFKESLGGWKNACAEASRSEILSPLPPIPSTNESRLTRNIDQLESAYFSMRKKIQPAEADCTLRIDNELLKTRKNWYMESEGDGKKTPTDHLGAIFDGLCKYNRYSKFEVCGTLRNGDFNSNSNLICSLSFDRDEDYIASAGVSKKIKIYEFNALFNDSVDIHYPSIEISNDTKISCICWNNYIKNYLTSTDYEGLVKLWDVSTGQEFARYRGHEQKAWSVDFSQVDPTKLASGSDDGSVKLWSINEKNCVGTIRNRNFANVCCVQFSAHSTNLVSFGSADYNTYCYDLRNARMPWCVLVGHQKSVSYVKFLDSETIVSASTDNTLKLWDLNKTTASGLSTNACSNTLCGHTNEKVDPPTIFFFFYVRVYSFCSDTLIAYSQNFVGLSVSDGYIACGSETNEVYAYYRSLPMPITSHKFGSIDPVTGKETDDISGPFVSSVCWRQKSKMVVAANSSGCIKVLQIV; this comes from the exons ATGGAGAATGCAGTAGGCGGGGAAGGGGCTGCACCGGATCAGATGGACGGGGCGCAGCTTCAGATTAAAGAGAATGAGCATGCATTGAGACTTAAGAATGGACACATGTTTGACTGCCAAGAGATGCGGATGCCTGGCGACGAGGATCATTCATTGCGTATACCAGTTGGAAGCACTTGTGTGGAGAGCTCGAGTCAGGATGTTATGAAGCCGTATGATGGGTTAAGGTTGTATCCGAGTGGATCAACGAGCTGGAATGGTGGGAGTTCACGAGTCCATAATGCGAGTGTTGATTATGGTCAGGTAAGATCAAGTGATTTGGACAATGTGGAGTACCCATCTTTGGATAAAATTATTGCTCAAAGGGAAAATGATGACAATCTGGTTGAAGTTGTGGCAGAGTTGACAAATACCACGGAAGGAGGGGCTTCAGGCGATTCATGCGGAGGTATTCGGACAAAAATGCTTTCCAAATCAAGATCAGAATTTTATGTTAAGACTACTTTGAAGGGTAAGGGTGTTGTTTTCAAAGGTCCAAAACATGATGGCGGCCGTGTTGAAATTAAGAACCTTAACAGTACGAAGGTTGCCGGTGGTTTCAAGGCTACTTCTGATCCAAAACACAGTTTGGATGCCAATTCTATGCCTTCTTCCAACATTGTTATGCCTTCTTCCAATGATGAAATCAGTTTAAGAGACTGGCTGAGAATCGAGTGTCCTAAAGTCAATAAAGTTGAGTGCCTGTATGTATTCAAACAAATTGCAAATCTTGTGGATCGTTTTCACTCTCAAGGAGTTGTTTTGCAAGAATTGCGCCCTTCTTTTTTTAAGTTGTCATCTTTGAATGAGGTCAAGTATGTTGGCTTACCAATCCCAAAAGAGATACTGGAAAGTTCTATGGATAAAGGTATCTGTCATTCAGAAAATAGTTCAATGAGGAAAATGTCAGTGGACCATGATTTTGCTTTGGTTGGTTCAAGTGCAAAGAAGCAAAAGATTAACCAGAGCACTGGATTAGTGAGGCAATGGCCTCAGTTCCCCACTACTTCCTGCTTCCCGCGTGAAACTAGCAATGCTGGCCACTTCAACAACAATCTTCAAAATAGAAGTTCTCACTTGTATAGTGCTCAACAACACTTGACTTCAATCACTGAGCAATTGGAAGAAAAGTGGTATATCAGTCCTGAAGAACTCAATGATGGGAGCTGTACAGTTTTGTCGAATATCTACAGTCTGGGTGTTCTTTTTTTTGAG TTGCTCGCGCAATTTGACTCAAATAATGCCGTTGTCACAGCAATGTTCAATCTGCGTCATAGAATTCTTCCTTCAAATATTCTGTCAGAAAATGCTAAGGAGTCTGGGTTTTGTCTTTGGTTACTTCATCCTGATCCGTCTTCACGTCCAACAACAAG GGAAATCCTACAATCGGAAGTAATTAATGGATTACAGGAGGTGTGTGAAGAGAAAGTGGCATCTTCTGTGGTTGAAGAGGATGCTGAATTGGAACTACTCTCGCATTTCCTCATGGTTATGGAAGAAAAGAAGCAGAAGGATGCCTTCAAGTTGATGGAAAGCATAAGAGCTTTAGAAGCAGATGTTGAGGAAGCTGAGAGGAGGCACTGTCCAAGAAAATCCTTGATTGATCCTGACTGGTTTAAAGAGTCCCTGGGTGGATGGAAAAATGCATGTGCAGAAGCTTCAAGATCAGAGATACTTTCTCCATTACCCCCTATTCCTAGTACAAATGAGTCAAGGTTGACAAGGAATATTGATCAGCTTGAGAGTGCTTACTTCTCTATGAGAAAGAAGATTCAGCCTGCTGAAGCTGATTGTACTTTACGCATTGATAATGAGTTATTAAAAACTCGCAAAAATTGGTATATGGAGTCAGAGGGCGATGGAAAGAAGACTCCTACCGATCATTTGGGAGCTATCTTTGATGGTTTATGCAAGTATAATCGGTACAGTAAGTTTGAAGTATGTGGTACTCTAAGAAATGGTGATTTCAACAGTAACTCAAATTTGATTTGCTCTTTGAGTTTTGATCGGGATGAGGACTACATTGCTTCTGCTGGGgtttcaaagaaaataaaaatttatgaGTTCAATGCTCTGTTCAATGATTCTGTTGATATTCATTATCCATCAATTGAGATTTCAAATGATACAAAGATTAGCTGTATATGCTGGAACAACTACATAAAGAACTATCTCACTTCAACTGATTATGAAGGTTTAGTGAAG TTGTGGGATGTGAGCACTGGTCAAGAGTTTGCTCGATACAGAGGGCATGAACAAAAGGCTTGGTCTGTTGACTTTTCTCAAGTAGATCCTACAAAATTAGCCAGCGGAAGTGATGACGGTTCTGTGAAACTATGGAGCATTAATGAG AAAAACTGTGTAGGCACTATCAGAAACAGAAactttgcaaatgtatgctgTGTACAGTTCTCTGCCCACTCCACTAATTTGGTGAGCTTCGGGTCTGCAGACTACAACACATATTGCTATGATCTTCGTAATGCTAGAATGCCCTGGTGTGTATTGGTCGGTCACCAGAAAAGCGTAAGCTATGTTAAATTCTTGGACTCGGAGACCATTGTTTCTGCATCCACTGACAACACTTTAAAGCTATGGGATCTTAACAAAACTACTGCAAGTGGTCTATCCACCAATGCTTGCAGCAATACCCTCTGTGGGCATACAAATGAGAAGGTTGATCCTCCcaccatctttttttttttttatgttagagTTTATTCATTTTGCAGTGACACTCTGATTGCATACTCTCAGAACTTTGTGGGCTTATCCGTTTCTGATGGTTATATAGCATGTGGTTCAGAAACAAATGAG GTTTATGCTTATTATAGATCTCTGCCTATGCCAATCACTTCACACAAATTTGGCTCCATTGATCCTGTAACTGGGAAGGAGACTGATGATATTAGTGGACCATTTGTTTCAAGTGTCTGCTGGAGACAGAAATCAAAAATGGTGGTTGCTGCAAATTCAAGCGGGTGCATAAAAGTGTTGCAGATTGTTTAA
- the LOC126795163 gene encoding protein SPA1-RELATED 2 isoform X2, producing the protein MENAVGGEGAAPDQMDGAQLQIKENEHALRLKNGHMFDCQEMRMPGDEDHSLRIPVGSTCVESSSQDVMKPYDGLRLYPSGSTSWNGGSSRVHNASVDYGQVRSSDLDNVEYPSLDKIIAQRENDDNLVEVVAELTNTTEGGASGDSCGGIRTKMLSKSRSEFYVKTTLKGKGVVFKGPKHDGGRVEIKNLNSTKVAGGFKATSDPKHSLDANSMPSSNIVMPSSNDEISLRDWLRIECPKVNKVECLYVFKQIANLVDRFHSQGVVLQELRPSFFKLSSLNEVKYVGLPIPKEILESSMDKGICHSENSSMRKMSVDHDFALVGSSAKKQKINQSTGLVRQWPQFPTTSCFPRETSNAGHFNNNLQNRSSHLYSAQQHLTSITEQLEEKWYISPEELNDGSCTVLSNIYSLGVLFFELLAQFDSNNAVVTAMFNLRHRILPSNILSENAKESGFCLWLLHPDPSSRPTTREILQSEVINGLQEVCEEKVASSVVEEDAELELLSHFLMVMEEKKQKDAFKLMESIRALEADVEEAERRHCPRKSLIDPDWFKESLGGWKNACAEASRSEILSPLPPIPSTNESRLTRNIDQLESAYFSMRKKIQPAEADCTLRIDNELLKTRKNWYMESEGDGKKTPTDHLGAIFDGLCKYNRYSKFEVCGTLRNGDFNSNSNLICSLSFDRDEDYIASAGVSKKIKIYEFNALFNDSVDIHYPSIEISNDTKISCICWNNYIKNYLTSTDYEGLVKLWDVSTGQEFARYRGHEQKAWSVDFSQVDPTKLASGSDDGSVKLWSINEKNCVGTIRNRNFANVCCVQFSAHSTNLVSFGSADYNTYCYDLRNARMPWCVLVGHQKSVSYVKFLDSETIVSASTDNTLKLWDLNKTTASGLSTNACSNTLCGHTNEKNFVGLSVSDGYIACGSETNEVYAYYRSLPMPITSHKFGSIDPVTGKETDDISGPFVSSVCWRQKSKMVVAANSSGCIKVLQIV; encoded by the exons ATGGAGAATGCAGTAGGCGGGGAAGGGGCTGCACCGGATCAGATGGACGGGGCGCAGCTTCAGATTAAAGAGAATGAGCATGCATTGAGACTTAAGAATGGACACATGTTTGACTGCCAAGAGATGCGGATGCCTGGCGACGAGGATCATTCATTGCGTATACCAGTTGGAAGCACTTGTGTGGAGAGCTCGAGTCAGGATGTTATGAAGCCGTATGATGGGTTAAGGTTGTATCCGAGTGGATCAACGAGCTGGAATGGTGGGAGTTCACGAGTCCATAATGCGAGTGTTGATTATGGTCAGGTAAGATCAAGTGATTTGGACAATGTGGAGTACCCATCTTTGGATAAAATTATTGCTCAAAGGGAAAATGATGACAATCTGGTTGAAGTTGTGGCAGAGTTGACAAATACCACGGAAGGAGGGGCTTCAGGCGATTCATGCGGAGGTATTCGGACAAAAATGCTTTCCAAATCAAGATCAGAATTTTATGTTAAGACTACTTTGAAGGGTAAGGGTGTTGTTTTCAAAGGTCCAAAACATGATGGCGGCCGTGTTGAAATTAAGAACCTTAACAGTACGAAGGTTGCCGGTGGTTTCAAGGCTACTTCTGATCCAAAACACAGTTTGGATGCCAATTCTATGCCTTCTTCCAACATTGTTATGCCTTCTTCCAATGATGAAATCAGTTTAAGAGACTGGCTGAGAATCGAGTGTCCTAAAGTCAATAAAGTTGAGTGCCTGTATGTATTCAAACAAATTGCAAATCTTGTGGATCGTTTTCACTCTCAAGGAGTTGTTTTGCAAGAATTGCGCCCTTCTTTTTTTAAGTTGTCATCTTTGAATGAGGTCAAGTATGTTGGCTTACCAATCCCAAAAGAGATACTGGAAAGTTCTATGGATAAAGGTATCTGTCATTCAGAAAATAGTTCAATGAGGAAAATGTCAGTGGACCATGATTTTGCTTTGGTTGGTTCAAGTGCAAAGAAGCAAAAGATTAACCAGAGCACTGGATTAGTGAGGCAATGGCCTCAGTTCCCCACTACTTCCTGCTTCCCGCGTGAAACTAGCAATGCTGGCCACTTCAACAACAATCTTCAAAATAGAAGTTCTCACTTGTATAGTGCTCAACAACACTTGACTTCAATCACTGAGCAATTGGAAGAAAAGTGGTATATCAGTCCTGAAGAACTCAATGATGGGAGCTGTACAGTTTTGTCGAATATCTACAGTCTGGGTGTTCTTTTTTTTGAG TTGCTCGCGCAATTTGACTCAAATAATGCCGTTGTCACAGCAATGTTCAATCTGCGTCATAGAATTCTTCCTTCAAATATTCTGTCAGAAAATGCTAAGGAGTCTGGGTTTTGTCTTTGGTTACTTCATCCTGATCCGTCTTCACGTCCAACAACAAG GGAAATCCTACAATCGGAAGTAATTAATGGATTACAGGAGGTGTGTGAAGAGAAAGTGGCATCTTCTGTGGTTGAAGAGGATGCTGAATTGGAACTACTCTCGCATTTCCTCATGGTTATGGAAGAAAAGAAGCAGAAGGATGCCTTCAAGTTGATGGAAAGCATAAGAGCTTTAGAAGCAGATGTTGAGGAAGCTGAGAGGAGGCACTGTCCAAGAAAATCCTTGATTGATCCTGACTGGTTTAAAGAGTCCCTGGGTGGATGGAAAAATGCATGTGCAGAAGCTTCAAGATCAGAGATACTTTCTCCATTACCCCCTATTCCTAGTACAAATGAGTCAAGGTTGACAAGGAATATTGATCAGCTTGAGAGTGCTTACTTCTCTATGAGAAAGAAGATTCAGCCTGCTGAAGCTGATTGTACTTTACGCATTGATAATGAGTTATTAAAAACTCGCAAAAATTGGTATATGGAGTCAGAGGGCGATGGAAAGAAGACTCCTACCGATCATTTGGGAGCTATCTTTGATGGTTTATGCAAGTATAATCGGTACAGTAAGTTTGAAGTATGTGGTACTCTAAGAAATGGTGATTTCAACAGTAACTCAAATTTGATTTGCTCTTTGAGTTTTGATCGGGATGAGGACTACATTGCTTCTGCTGGGgtttcaaagaaaataaaaatttatgaGTTCAATGCTCTGTTCAATGATTCTGTTGATATTCATTATCCATCAATTGAGATTTCAAATGATACAAAGATTAGCTGTATATGCTGGAACAACTACATAAAGAACTATCTCACTTCAACTGATTATGAAGGTTTAGTGAAG TTGTGGGATGTGAGCACTGGTCAAGAGTTTGCTCGATACAGAGGGCATGAACAAAAGGCTTGGTCTGTTGACTTTTCTCAAGTAGATCCTACAAAATTAGCCAGCGGAAGTGATGACGGTTCTGTGAAACTATGGAGCATTAATGAG AAAAACTGTGTAGGCACTATCAGAAACAGAAactttgcaaatgtatgctgTGTACAGTTCTCTGCCCACTCCACTAATTTGGTGAGCTTCGGGTCTGCAGACTACAACACATATTGCTATGATCTTCGTAATGCTAGAATGCCCTGGTGTGTATTGGTCGGTCACCAGAAAAGCGTAAGCTATGTTAAATTCTTGGACTCGGAGACCATTGTTTCTGCATCCACTGACAACACTTTAAAGCTATGGGATCTTAACAAAACTACTGCAAGTGGTCTATCCACCAATGCTTGCAGCAATACCCTCTGTGGGCATACAAATGAGAAG AACTTTGTGGGCTTATCCGTTTCTGATGGTTATATAGCATGTGGTTCAGAAACAAATGAG GTTTATGCTTATTATAGATCTCTGCCTATGCCAATCACTTCACACAAATTTGGCTCCATTGATCCTGTAACTGGGAAGGAGACTGATGATATTAGTGGACCATTTGTTTCAAGTGTCTGCTGGAGACAGAAATCAAAAATGGTGGTTGCTGCAAATTCAAGCGGGTGCATAAAAGTGTTGCAGATTGTTTAA
- the LOC126795403 gene encoding uncharacterized protein LOC126795403, giving the protein MEQFRHIGEVLGSIKALMVLQDGIKINQGQCCLLLDIFTLAFETIGEEIKLNLKLEEKKTKWKGLDQPLRELYTVFREGEIYIRNCMDAKDWWGKAVALHQNKDCVEFYIHNLFSYLPAVIEAIENAGEIAGLDQDEMKKKRIVLRRKYDLEWNDSKLFQWKFGKQYLVPKTMCRRLETAYREDRWRLVEALNEKKIAGAVGLAKNEQQLGDLLLKKLHGAEFTTGKLFPSSILTGAKDYNIKRRLGNGRQYKEIHWLGHNFAMRHFFGELEPLRSEISTLLSLSHPNVLQYLCGFYDEDKKECFLVMELMSKDLRCYMKENCGARRQILFSLPVVVDIMLQIARGMEYLHSRKIYHGDLNPFNIFLKARSSTEGFFQAKVSGFGLPSLQKKPTYRNSQQQNSEIDPLIWCAPEVLAEQEQTGNTYGRSKFTEKADVYSFGMLCFELLTGKVPFEDSHLQGDKMSQTIRAGGRPLFPFPSPKYLVNLTKRCWQTDPSQRLSFSSICRILRYIKKFLAMNIDVDQPILQSPPTDYCDIEAWFQKHFKAGGQLADAASISQIPFQMFSYRLGEKEKTPGLIRVKSLDSVTESASMCKGEPEVDPSMNDTLTIIDDTRSFCSDMRSLYDVRSVFSEAPTKKSLGAKKRSEVRGRNSSGLSEAYTATRISLPKFPTPKLSSPRLYSPKLPAAKLQSSKVSSPKSSFGHSSKTNKTGPPLSCMSPKHPMNMNMSPRHPMTMNMSPRHPMSTTRSSSSNSSKQRHASDSDLH; this is encoded by the exons ATGGAACAATTCCGGCATATCGGAGAGGTTTTGGGGAGTATTAAGGCCCTGATGGTCTTACAAGACGGCATCAAGATCAATCAAGGACAGTGTTGTTTGTTGCTTGATATTTTCACGTTGGCATTTGAGACAATTGGGGAGGAGATTAAATTGAACCTGAAACTGGAGGAGAAAAAGACCAAATGGAAGGGTCTAGATCAACCTTTGAGGGAGCTTTACACAGTTTTTAGAGAAGGCGAGATTTATATCAGAAACTGCATGGATGCCAAAGACTGGTGGGGAAAAGCAGTTGCCCTCCATCAAAACAAGGACTGTGTCGAATTTTACATACATAATTTGTTCAGCTACTTGCCAGCTGTGATTGAGGCGATCGAGAATGCTGGAGAGATTGCAGGGCTCGACCAGGatgagatgaagaagaagaggattgTGCTTAGGAGGAAGTATGATCTGGAGTGGAATGATTCAAAACTTTTCCAGTGGAAATTTGGGAAGCAGTATTTGGTGCCGAAGACAATGTGCAGAAGGTTGGAGACTGCTTATAGGGAAGATAGATGGAGGCTCGTTGAAGCTCtcaatgaaaagaaaatcgcagGAGCTGTCGGCTTGGCAAAGAATGAGCAGCAACTTGGAGACTTGCTACTCAAGAAACTACACGGCGCAGAGTTTACGACTGGGAAGCTGTTTCCGAGCTCAATATTAACAGGAGCTAAGGATTACAACATTAAGCGGCGGTTAGGAAATGGACGGCAGTACAAGGAAATCCATTGGTTAGGGCACAATTTTGCCATGAGACACTTCTTTGGGGAACTTGAACCTTTGAGGTCTGAGATTTCGACTCTCCTTTCACTTTCCCACCCCAATGTACTGCAATACCTGTGCGGATTTTATGATGAAGATAAGAAGGAATGCTTTCTTGTTATGGAGTTGATGAGCAAGGATCTTCGCTGCTACATGAAGGAGAATTGTGGCGCAAGAAGGCAGATTTTGTTCTCTCTCCCAGTTGTGGTTGATATCATGCTTCAGATTGCAAGAGGCATGGAGTACCTCCACTCCAGAAAGATCTACCATGGAGACTTGAACCCCTTTAATATCTTTCTCAAGGCAAGGAGCTCCACAGAAGGTTTCTTCCAAGCAAAAGTCTCGGGTTTTGGTCTGCCATCGTTGCAAAAGAAACCTACTTATCGAAACTCCCAGCAGCAGAACAGTGAAATTGACCCTTTGATTTGGTGTGCCCCGGAAGTCCTAGCTGAGCAAGAACAAACAGGTAATACCTATGGCCGCTCCAAATTCACCGAGAAAGCAGATGTATACAGCTTTGGGATGCTTTGCTTTGAGCTTCTGACTGGGAAGGTTCCTTTCGAAGATTCACATCTCCAAGGGGACAAGATGAGTCAAACCATAAGAGCGGGAGGGAGGCCTCTTTTTCCATTCCCTTCACCAAAGTACCTTGTAAATCTAACCAAGAGGTGCTGGCAGACTGACCCTTCTCAGCGCTTGAGTTTCTCATCTATCTGCAGGATCCTACGCTACATAAAGAAGTTCCTCGCCATGAACATCGACGTTGATCAACCAATACTGCAATCCCCTCCTACGGACTACTGCGATATAGAGGCATGGTTCCAGAAGCATTTTAAGGCCGGGGGGCAGCTGGCTGATGCAGCCTCCATATCACAAATCCCATTCCAAATGTTTTCCTATAGACTTggggagaaggagaagacTCCTGGCTTGATCAGGGTCAAAAGTTTGGATTCTGTGACTGAATCAGCTTCCATGTGTAAGGGTGAACCAGAAGTCGATCCTTCCATGAATGACACTCTCACCATTATAGATGATACGAGGTCTTTTTGCTCTGATATGAGGTCACTTTATGATGTGAGATCAGTCTTTTCCGAAGCCCCAACGAAGAAAAGTCTCGGTGCAAAGAAGCGTTCAGAAGTGAGGGGTAGAAATTCCTCAG GTCTATCAGAAGCATATACAGCCACAAGAATTTCGTTGCCTAAATTTCCGACACCAAAGCTCTCTTCACCGAGACTTTACTCACCGAAACTTCCAGCGGCAAAACTCCAATCATCGAAAGTTTCTTCGCCAAAAAGCTCATTTGGTCACAGTTCAAAGACTAACAAGACTGGTCCACCATTGAGTTGTATGAGTCCTAAGCATCCTATGAACATGAATATGAGCCCGAGGCATCCCATGACTATGAATATGAGCCCCAGGCATCCTATGAGTACAACTCGAAGCAGTAGCTCCAATTCCTCCAAACAGAGACATGCCTCGGATTCCGATTTACATTAG